ATCAGCAGAGAGTGGCGAGatgggcagggggcagggcagtCGAATCGGAAGAGGAAACAGCAGAAGAGCCCCCGGCGGCAGAGTACGAGGTGTGTGTGGATGGTTGTACACTGTACATACAGTATACAAAAAACGGGATAAAAGGCAGGACATTAATTTCTGTTGTtctttgaatttgaaatgaaTTGGCAGGGCCACACTCGACTCGATTCCACGGCCAGGGATTGGACCCTCCTGGACCCCTGGACTCCTGAACCCCTGGGTCACGGGTGGTGCCGCCGTCGGCTGACATGAGagcatgccacacacagagaccAGAGCCACAAAAGCAAGGCACGACACAGGTAGGGCCAGGTAGCCGGCTCCCGCTTAAGCGGGGGATCCACACGAATCTTATGCGAGGCCACACCGCAGGGGAACAGGGGTGGGGTGACCGAATGTTGCAGATAAGATAACCGATAATTATCGCATTCGCAAGCATGATCGATGGTATCGCTATCGATTCAAACCCCATTCGTAATCTAATAATCGCCctttcgctctcgctctctctctctctctctctctctctctgttgccCTCTCTCAGGGCAGTCCGTTTCAGATGCCAGCCCTTCCCTTCCAACCAGTCGCCCAGTCAGTGGGAATGCGGGTGCTGTAAGTCTGTGCcgtataaattttaattatgtcACCATAAACTAAATGAAAACGACGCTCGGCCCTGTCCCCGCaccgccctgccccgccccgcgCCACCACGCCTCAGGCGACCATGGAAATAAACAGCTataaaaacagcaacagcaacagtcacagccagagccagagctacaAAAACAGGCAAGAAATGCTGGGGCTTCGGGGCCGGCGATCTAGATACCCTAGATACCCTACAGGTGGCTGCAGTGGCATCCGACTTTGACGGAACTTGGCtaagatatgtacatatgtactgtGGCTAATTGATAATATGAGACTGGAATATCTATCGTTTGGTGTACGGAGCGTGGAGAGAGGGTCCACTTCTATGAATCTGCCCAAGATCGTTCTAGTAGCACATGTGCTCTGTGGGAGGGTAGGGCAATTCTGCGTGCGTCTGCGTTTTGTGCGTCcgtcgctgttgttgctgctctcttTGTCTCTTGTTTCACTTTGTCTCTTTTATTCGCTTCTTTTTTTCGTACTATTTTGgtgttttgctttttctggTGTGCGcataaaatttgcataaattacacGCCGAGCGACACTGACAAGTAAATTCGCCTTGCGGGGCACCACCCCTTGCACCTCCTCCACCCTGCACACTCCATACTCCACCCTTTTGCCACACTCGCAGTCAGCGCAGTCAGCGTCAGAAGCCAGCAGAGTTCTGTGCCATTTGGGCCATTATGTTAATGGTTTTCAATTGGGGCACCCGTCAGAAATGAAAATTCTATCCATGAATAATTTCCGCTTTCGTTTGTTTGGGAAAATTTACCAATTTAATTCTCGGCCCATGTGGGTGCGCGGCCGCTCCTCTCGGGgctgaaacaacaacaacaccagaaACGCAATACGATAGAAGGCAAACATGAGGCAAAGATCAGATACCATAAAGACAGATAAAGACATTTGGCTACCCTTGAGGACGGATCGTTGGATAGGACGCATACACCGCGCATGAAACATGCACCTTGCTTGAAGAAACTGTACTTTTTATTTATAGGCCAACCATGCGTACAGACGAGTATACGGCTTTTATCTTTGGACCTCATTGAGCACCATCGTAGCACTCATCGACTACCGTGACCCCGTCCCCATGACCCATGAAAGTAGTTGGCAAATGCCCGACGCAGCCTTCCCAGTACGCCCAAGCCCTCCGCTGCGAGATTATGTACCGCACTCCCATcttcatgctgctgctggtgctgctgctgctggtgcggaGTATCGTCGGgatgtgggcgtggcatgcgACCCATTCGCCACCGCAGCTGGAACTGGCTCACCACGAGCCGCTGGGCGAGCAGACGCCCCCTTTGGAGGTGCTCCGAGGAGGCGAACCTCAGCTCGATGCCGTGCGGCAGCTGATGGATGGCGGTGAGGTGGCAGAAGCGCATGAAAATGTACAAGATGCGGACGGCCTCGGCGGAATCAAAGCCGTACAGGCTGAGCCAGTAGCTCCGGCGTCCCCGCCCGAAGAGTACTGATTCGCGCGATAGCTCCACATCATCCTCGTCCCGGCCTCGTGTTAGAGATGGTTCCGCTTCGTCCTCTGTTCCGGCTGTGGTTTCAACATCGATCTTATTCGCGGCGCTGTCCATAGCCGCGTGATAGCTCGAGAAAAAGAGGATCCATCGACTCTAAATTTGATTGACAGAGTTTCATTGGCTGCCTACGATTCGGAACTCTTATCAGAAATTACAAAACAATCCGAATGCCACTCGTATCGTGTCGATGGGAGAGACAGGAACGGAGTGCGAGATGGCAGCTGTTCAAACATCTGCCAAATAGATACGGAGGCTGATCCTCTATCGAATATGTTGTCTGCTTCCTGCTGCTCCCTTTCCGCTCCCTTTCCGCTCCCTTGCCGCTCCTTTGCCGCTCCCTTGCCGCTGCTCGATAGCCATTGGAATTGGGTCAAGCATTTGGGGGCCATGTGCTGCCCCAGTCGGAGCCCCTCCTCTGGGGCAGTGATAGCCACTATCAGTAGGTCGGGGCGGCACCACTTGGCCCCCCAGTACAGCGCTCGTAAATGCTCGTGGCAGAGTCGAATGCGCGCGCACGCTCTCCACCGAATACGAGTATGCTCGGAGTAATCATAATTGTGGCGGCTGTTATTGAACTCTAATCCGCATCGCCTCATTTTACGGATGGAGTGCCCAAAAGTCTGTTTATACATGGCCCTATTGCGACTACTTGTACAGTGAgagttgtttgttgttgtttcaaCTGCATGGGAAATCGCATCCGGGCTGGGAGTGGGActgtggatggggatggggaagTCGATTCGATTGGGTTTATAGTATACTTCCAAATAGTTTACATCGAGAACtcgcacatactcgtacatatatgtaagtacTGGATATACTGAACAGTACTGGCAGTAGCTGTGGTGTGGACGCTCTGGAATCGCTTCCAGAGAAATGGATAAGAAAACAGCAAGAGTATTCTCCGCGAAAGTCTCCGTACCAAAGACTCTGTAGTTCGGAAATGTGGAATCCTCTTCGAGCGGAGAGTTGTTGAATAAAGCCCCTGGGCGGTTCGATCTTATTTTACATTCTTTGACCAGCTCCCATTATTCTGAGTGCCGGGTCCACAGAATTTCGTGGCCCACTGTGGGAGAGTTATCTCCGGAACGGAACGCCCACACACTCCAGTAACCGCCAGCACATTCCGCTGAGTTATCCGTTGTTTTGCAAGCCCCACAGTCCTGCCAACAACCCctgttctttctttctctccccctctcttccctctCTGCCCTCTCTGCCCTCTCTGCCCTCTCTGTCCTCTATGCGCTCTATGCCCTCTGTCACGTTTTGGCGACGGCTGTGCAAAATGTTCTTCAATTATTCTGTTGGCTCTGCGAAATcggagcagaggcagcgacaaaAACAGCGCGGGAGATAGCGCAGACCCTGGCGGATGGGCAACTGTGAAAAAGGGCACACAGGCGCGGAATCCGATCTCCCGGAATGCTCAATTAACTCGCAAAGCTCTTGGGCCACTTCCAGCGAATTTCCAGTGGTTGCAGTGGTTGCAGTGGGTGCCCTGAAAATGTATCGCCTTGCCCGAGCTGTCAACCTGATGAGCGTCTACAAGGCATCCCCACAACCGAACAATGCGCATGGCTGCTGTCCACTCcactctgactccgactccgactccgactgggactcggactccacaccgactccgactccgactccgactctgactctgacttctcctactcctactccaccgaaacatacgagtacgagtacgagtacgagtacaacaACTACTCGTATGACTAAAACTGCAACTCGAACTTCTGTCCAGGCGAATGCTCGTTAAAAGTGctcaaatttgaatttcaaatgcgtttgttgtttgcttgtttcCACGAGTATACCCTTCCGGGGAGAGAGGGTATGCCGGTTTGGCGATTTCGGGAGGTCGGAGAGCGGATTCTTAGAATCGATTCTCAGAAACTTAATATAAGGCGAGAACATGTCTTGTGTGCTCAGACTTGTAGACGGCTGTATGACGGTCCCTGTATGAATCGATCCAATGTTAGCTTTTGGGAGCCACCTGCTCCTCAGTTCATGTGCAatatatgcaaatgcaaagaTTTCTTAATGGTTTACGAGCTGAGAGGGTGTATAGGATTCGGGACGACATGCTTGCGTGCATTTCAGTGGCTGCTGTGGACATTTAGCCGGCTCCCAAAGCAGAAGTCGCCCCATCTGCCAGTTGTCAGCGGAAGTGTTGATGAATTTATTTGTCAAAATTGCTTCTGAAGTTGACTTAATGCACGTACGAGTATTCAGGTAATGAATCCACCTATCCACTGTGGTCCGCACGCCTCCCCCACAAAGCCGCCGCGTCGTCTCGCCGgcgtgtccatgtccatgtccacgtccatgtccatgtccgttGATTGACATTTAAATGCGAGCTGTCAGTGCGGTCCCCTTTTGGCATTCTCTTTCAAACGTACCCGTacagtacacacacacagtgagTATTGTTATCAAAGGCAGCAGCACTATGAGATCTCAATTGTTGTACCTTAATTAATCACAGCTGCAGCCTCCTGGTGATGGGTTGAGCAAAGAGAGGAACAATTCAATGAGTATATTAGAAAGAGGGGGAGATGAGCAGAACAAAGCCCGAAAAAGAAGAGTCGGTATTCCCTCTATAGGATACTATAGGAAACCCACTACtcagatgtacatacatatgctcTATACGTGCTCCAAGTCGAATCTGATCTTCCTGAAAATATTTACGCACTAGTATTACGAGTGTAATAGTTCCCATAAGAGTTTTGTAGAAATCAGATGCAGGCCCAAAGATATGTCAGAGCACAAGAAGTCGTACTCTGTGTGGATAAACCGATCTGCGAGATACCTTCCTCTActcccagcaccagcaccagtggAGCCTTGTGCCCCATTAGTACAGGGCAAGTGCAGAGGAGCGTTGCCTGCCATTCAACTCGAATCGAACGCAGACGGcaggcaaatgaaaatgcaaatgcaaatgcaaaagcaaaagcaaagaatCGCGAAGAAGGAAGAGGAAGCTGGAGAGCCCGCAGCAGCATCTCGTGATTGGACCTTGGATATCGTTTGAGGGCATCGGCAATGGCTGTGGCCAAAGTGCTGTTGTTGCGGAGGGACGCAGCAGAAGctaatttaaattcaaatttaaattgtttgcCGTCGCTTTTTTAttgacaacaacagcaaccacgGGCCGGTCGAGAAGAAAGCAGGCGGACTACGGCCAGTAATGCGAAACCAGCTGCTTTCTGGCTAGAGTTTCGAAAGAAAGCTTTGGATAAAAGGATAGGATACAAAGAACAACCAGGCGAGTGGGGACATACAAGATAAAGAGAGTCGAAAAGAGCATGGATGGGCAAAGAAATAAGAGAGAATCAAGAAGAATATGGCAAGGACTCCAGGTGGAAAGAGTTATTGGGAAAACGGCTAAAATAGTTAGGAAACCACATGGAGGACGGAGAAAATAAAGTGGAGAAGGGGAAAGGAAGAGAAGCGAGAAGGAATCCATCTGCAAGCCTCAAACTATTGAACAGGCAGCACTAGCACTGATCGGTGATCACTGATCGGAGTTGCATGCCGCAGATGCACGCCTCGCGATTCGTGAGGCACCCGGGCACCCCGGCACCTCCACCAGCCAGCTCCTTGGATCCACTAGAGACTAGGAATATATGGAAAGTGGCTCTGAGCTTTGAGCTTTGCACCCACGCCACGGCACCGGGGCGCTGCTCCAcggggagctgctgctgcccacgcAACCCACGACaacagcaaataaatattatttatttatgtattgaCTTCTATCCACGCCCTCGCCCTGGGATCGGGAATCGGGGATCGGGCATCGGGGATCGCGGGGACGCGGGGACGTTCTTGGGGACTGTCAATTAGGACCGGACAAAGCCCGTACGACACGCGACTGGCCGGTTGTAATGTGGAATCCTCGGGATGGGATCTATCGCTAATCGATATATCGACTGACGTGACACTTATGGGTTAGTAATTGTTTGGTCTGTAGAGACGATGGGTCTGCATACTTTTAATGGATATTCCAAGGGATTCGGGTGCATGGATATGGAATATGGAACACTCGTAGTGGTTGAGCTGAATTCTGTACGATTTTCGGTACATTTAAATCATGAAGTATCGTCTCCAGCTGAGGCCTGGATGGTCctggtccaggtccaggtccaggtccaggtccaggtccgaCTCAAATTCCAATTTCAGCTCCTATTGCCATAcctttccccattccccattccccattccctccccctcccccttcccgtTGTCGATCTTCAATGGCCAGCGGAATCGTCATGCATTGccatttttggtattttcagCCAATTAGCGGCGCAAAGGCTTAAAATGTTAAGTAAAAGCGAAACGGGCTAACGAAACGTGGCAAAGGAGCCCAGCAGAGCCAACTGTCCGAGCAACTTGCATTTTTAATGGTGGTGGACTGGAAATGAGAGAATCTCGAATCGCAGAGTGGTAGCGAGGCAGCCAGGCGGCCAGGCAGGAGTTGGGAATGAAGATACTTAGCTGA
The sequence above is a segment of the Drosophila pseudoobscura strain MV-25-SWS-2005 chromosome X, UCI_Dpse_MV25, whole genome shotgun sequence genome. Coding sequences within it:
- the LOC4815508 gene encoding uncharacterized protein — translated: MDSAANKIDVETTAGTEDEAEPSLTRGRDEDDVELSRESVLFGRGRRSYWLSLYGFDSAEAVRILYIFMRFCHLTAIHQLPHGIELRFASSEHLQRGRLLAQRLVVSQFQLRWRMGRMPRPHPDDTPHQQQQHQQQHEDGSAVHNLAAEGLGVLGRLRRAFANYFHGSWGRGHGSR